In one window of Streptomyces sp. NBC_01224 DNA:
- a CDS encoding PadR family transcriptional regulator, producing the protein MSIRHGLLALLERGPRYGSQLRTEFESRTGSTWPLNVGQVYTTLSRLERDGLVAQDDEDDQGHALYAITDDGRTELRNWFETPVDRSNPPRDELAIKLAMAVGAPGVDIRAVIQSQRHHTVKAMQDYTRLKAQALADAPANRDEVAWLLVLEQLIFQAEAEARWLDHCESRLVRLAEAAATEPEPEVRTANRAPARTARPRTRR; encoded by the coding sequence ATGTCGATCCGCCACGGGCTACTGGCCCTGCTGGAGCGGGGGCCCCGATACGGCTCCCAGCTCCGCACCGAATTCGAGTCGCGCACCGGCTCCACCTGGCCGCTCAACGTCGGCCAGGTGTACACGACGCTGAGCCGGCTGGAGCGCGACGGCCTGGTCGCCCAGGACGACGAGGACGACCAGGGGCACGCCCTCTACGCGATCACCGACGACGGCCGCACCGAGCTGCGGAACTGGTTCGAGACGCCTGTCGACCGCAGCAACCCGCCCCGCGACGAGCTGGCCATCAAGCTCGCCATGGCGGTCGGCGCGCCCGGTGTCGACATCCGGGCCGTCATCCAGTCCCAGCGCCACCACACCGTCAAGGCGATGCAGGACTACACCCGCCTCAAGGCGCAGGCCCTCGCCGATGCCCCGGCCAACCGCGACGAGGTCGCCTGGCTGCTCGTACTCGAGCAGCTGATCTTCCAGGCGGAGGCCGAGGCCCGCTGGCTGGATCACTGCGAGTCCCGGCTGGTCCGCCTTGCCGAGGCCGCCGCCACGGAGCCGGAGCCGGAGGTACGTACGGCCAACCGCGCCCCGGCCCGTACCGCCCGCCCACGCACCCGGCGCTGA
- a CDS encoding pyridoxamine 5'-phosphate oxidase family protein, with protein MPSEELHAIELLGRVQYGRLATSMRALPILAVARHIVVDGHVVLRMHSGLGYHEACDGTVVAYGADNFNAAPSGDDGELWSLQFTGPAEIVHPTPEQRERFGAAPVQVNGEPFAPAYLGVDPHFVSVHTLGFHASQLIRNAA; from the coding sequence ATGCCCTCTGAGGAACTCCACGCGATCGAACTGCTCGGCCGCGTCCAGTACGGCCGGCTGGCGACGAGCATGCGGGCCCTCCCGATACTGGCGGTGGCCCGCCACATCGTGGTCGACGGCCACGTCGTCCTGCGGATGCACAGCGGCCTCGGCTACCACGAGGCCTGCGACGGCACGGTCGTCGCGTACGGAGCGGACAACTTCAACGCCGCGCCCTCGGGGGACGACGGCGAGTTGTGGTCCCTGCAGTTCACCGGCCCCGCCGAGATCGTGCACCCGACCCCCGAACAGCGGGAGCGCTTCGGCGCCGCCCCCGTCCAGGTGAACGGGGAGCCCTTCGCCCCGGCCTACCTCGGGGTCGACCCGCACTTCGTCTCCGTGCACACTCTGGGCTTCCACGCAAGTCAACTGATCCGCAACGCAGCGTGA
- a CDS encoding alpha-ketoacid dehydrogenase subunit beta has translation MAMEKMSIAKALNESLRKALDTDPKVLIMGEDVGKLGGVFRITDGLQKDFGEDRVIDTPLAESGIVGTAIGLALRGYRPIVEIQFDGFVFPAYDQIVTQLAKMHARALGKIKLPVVVRIPYGGGIGAVEHHSESPEALFAHVAGLKVVSPSNASDAYWMMQQAVQSDDPIIFFEPKRRYWDKGEVETDSIPGPLHRASVARTGSDLTLVAYGPMVKVCLEAAAAAQEEGKSIEVLDLRSMSPIDFDTIQTSVEKTGRLVVVHEAPVFYGSGAEIAARITERCFYHLEAPVLRVGGYHAPYPPARLEDEYLPGLDRVLDAVDRSLAY, from the coding sequence ATGGCCATGGAAAAGATGTCCATTGCGAAGGCTCTCAACGAGTCGCTGCGCAAGGCCCTCGACACCGACCCCAAGGTCCTCATCATGGGTGAGGACGTCGGCAAGCTGGGCGGGGTCTTCCGGATCACCGACGGACTTCAGAAGGACTTCGGCGAGGACCGGGTGATCGACACCCCGCTCGCAGAGTCCGGCATCGTCGGTACGGCGATCGGCCTGGCCCTGCGCGGCTACCGGCCCATCGTGGAGATCCAGTTCGACGGCTTCGTCTTCCCTGCGTACGACCAGATCGTCACGCAGCTCGCGAAGATGCACGCCCGGGCGCTCGGCAAGATCAAGCTGCCGGTCGTCGTGCGGATTCCGTACGGCGGCGGCATCGGTGCCGTCGAGCACCACAGCGAGTCCCCCGAGGCCCTGTTCGCGCACGTCGCGGGCCTGAAGGTGGTCTCGCCCTCGAACGCGAGCGACGCCTACTGGATGATGCAGCAGGCCGTCCAGAGCGACGACCCGATCATCTTCTTCGAGCCGAAGCGCCGCTACTGGGACAAGGGTGAGGTCGAGACCGACTCCATCCCCGGCCCGCTGCACCGGGCCTCGGTGGCGCGTACGGGCTCCGACCTCACGCTCGTCGCGTACGGCCCGATGGTGAAGGTCTGCCTGGAAGCGGCCGCGGCCGCCCAGGAGGAGGGCAAGTCGATCGAGGTCCTGGACCTGCGCTCGATGTCCCCGATCGACTTCGACACCATCCAGACCTCGGTCGAGAAGACCGGTCGGCTCGTCGTGGTCCACGAGGCCCCGGTGTTCTACGGCTCCGGGGCCGAGATCGCCGCCCGGATCACCGAGCGCTGCTTCTACCACCTGGAAGCACCGGTGCTGAGGGTCGGCGGCTATCACGCCCCATACCCGCCGGCTCGGCTGGAGGACGAGTACCTGCCGGGTCTCGACCGTGTGCTCGACGCCGTCGACCGCTCGCTGGCGTACTGA
- a CDS encoding protein kinase domain-containing protein translates to MAPDSEANGGGVSDGTDSWGIDGVVGDGRYRMTHRLGRGGMAEVFAAEDVRLGRTVAVKLLRSDLAEDPVSKARFTREAQSVAGLNHHAIVAVYDSGEDVVGGQTVPYIVMELVEGRTIRDLLLNAEAPPPEQALIIVSGVLEALAYSHQHGIVHRDIKPANVIITNSGAVKVMDFGIARALHGAQSTMTQTGMVMGTPQYLSPEQALGKAVDHRSDLYATGCLLYELLALRPPFTGETPLSVVYQHVQDIPVPPSEVLDAVPPELDGLVMRSLAKDPDDRFQSAEEMRGLVQYGLQMLQVQGGHTGTWNTGPVAMHEGGHTPAMGIAGGTMAMSHPQHGDTSQGPILPPMNPDDGGYEGGHRGGGGRGKLWLFVVLALIAIGAGVAIAVSAANSNDNQQEKTPTKTSSSPSESESSPSPSDQQSEQNQQPENSTGDQQNSPPQQPYTPPVKPSKSSEPSSTKPSTPATGGSTDAGTGTADGGTGAAEGGTGAADGGAGAADGGAGAADGGAGTPSGGAGGEAAGTTTGTSAGAGAASGTAP, encoded by the coding sequence ATGGCACCCGATTCCGAAGCAAACGGCGGCGGAGTTTCGGATGGCACCGACTCCTGGGGCATCGACGGCGTCGTCGGTGACGGACGCTACCGGATGACCCACCGGCTCGGCCGGGGCGGCATGGCGGAGGTCTTCGCGGCCGAGGACGTCAGGCTGGGACGTACGGTCGCGGTCAAGCTCCTGCGTTCCGATCTCGCCGAGGACCCGGTCTCCAAGGCCCGGTTCACACGCGAGGCACAGTCGGTCGCGGGCCTCAACCACCATGCGATCGTCGCCGTGTACGACTCCGGCGAGGACGTCGTGGGCGGCCAGACCGTCCCCTACATCGTGATGGAGCTCGTCGAGGGCCGCACCATCCGCGATCTTCTGCTCAATGCCGAGGCCCCACCGCCCGAGCAGGCGCTGATCATCGTCTCGGGGGTGCTGGAAGCCCTCGCGTACTCGCACCAGCACGGCATCGTGCACCGTGACATCAAGCCCGCCAACGTGATCATCACGAACTCGGGTGCGGTCAAGGTGATGGACTTCGGCATCGCCCGTGCGCTGCACGGCGCGCAGTCGACGATGACGCAGACCGGTATGGTCATGGGCACGCCGCAGTACCTCTCCCCCGAGCAGGCGCTGGGCAAGGCCGTCGACCACCGCTCCGACCTCTACGCCACCGGCTGCCTGCTGTACGAGCTCCTCGCGCTGCGGCCCCCGTTCACGGGTGAGACGCCGCTCTCCGTGGTGTATCAGCATGTGCAGGACATTCCGGTCCCGCCGTCCGAGGTCCTGGACGCGGTGCCGCCGGAGCTGGACGGGCTGGTCATGCGCTCGCTCGCGAAGGACCCGGACGACCGGTTCCAGAGCGCCGAGGAGATGCGCGGCCTCGTCCAGTACGGCCTGCAGATGCTTCAGGTGCAGGGCGGCCACACGGGTACGTGGAACACCGGTCCGGTCGCGATGCACGAAGGCGGACACACCCCGGCCATGGGCATCGCCGGGGGCACGATGGCGATGAGCCACCCGCAGCACGGGGACACCTCGCAGGGCCCGATCCTGCCGCCGATGAACCCCGACGACGGTGGCTACGAAGGCGGACACCGGGGCGGTGGCGGCCGCGGCAAGCTGTGGCTGTTCGTCGTGCTCGCGCTGATCGCGATCGGGGCCGGTGTCGCCATCGCCGTCAGCGCGGCGAACAGCAACGACAACCAGCAGGAGAAGACGCCCACGAAGACCTCCAGCTCGCCGTCCGAGTCGGAGAGTTCGCCCTCACCGAGCGACCAGCAGAGCGAGCAGAACCAGCAGCCGGAGAACTCCACCGGCGACCAGCAGAACTCGCCGCCGCAGCAGCCCTACACCCCGCCGGTCAAACCGAGCAAGTCGTCCGAGCCGTCGTCGACCAAGCCGTCCACACCGGCCACAGGCGGCAGCACCGACGCAGGCACCGGCACGGCCGACGGAGGCACGGGTGCGGCCGAGGGAGGCACGGGTGCGGCCGACGGTGGTGCGGGTGCGGCCGACGGTGGTGCGGGTGCGGCCGACGGCGGCGCCGGGACGCCCAGCGGCGGTGCCGGTGGCGAGGCCGCCGGGACCACCACCGGCACGTCCGCGGGGGCCGGCGCCGCGTCGGGCACCGCCCCTTAA
- a CDS encoding response regulator transcription factor, protein MREQGKITVFLLDDHEVVRRGVHELLSVEDDIEVVGEAGTAADALVRIPATRPDVAVLDVRLPDGSGVEVCREIRSQDENIKCLMLTSYADDEALFDAIMAGASGYVLKAIRGNELLNAVRDVAAGKSLLDPVATTRVLERLRDGKKSRGDDKLAGLTDQERKILDLIGEGLTNRAIGERLHLAEKTIKNYVSSLLSKLGMERRSQAAAYVARLQAEKG, encoded by the coding sequence GTGCGCGAACAAGGAAAAATCACTGTTTTTCTGCTGGACGACCACGAAGTCGTCCGGCGCGGAGTCCATGAATTGCTCTCGGTCGAGGACGACATCGAGGTCGTCGGCGAGGCCGGCACGGCAGCGGACGCGCTGGTCCGTATCCCTGCGACCCGGCCCGATGTGGCGGTGCTCGATGTGCGGTTGCCGGACGGGAGCGGGGTGGAGGTCTGCCGGGAGATCCGCTCCCAGGACGAGAACATCAAATGCCTGATGCTGACCTCGTACGCAGATGACGAGGCGCTCTTCGACGCGATCATGGCGGGCGCGTCGGGATATGTACTGAAGGCGATCCGCGGCAACGAACTGCTGAACGCGGTACGGGACGTGGCGGCCGGGAAGTCGCTGCTGGACCCGGTGGCGACCACCCGGGTACTGGAGCGGCTGCGCGACGGCAAGAAGAGCCGGGGTGACGACAAGCTCGCCGGTCTCACCGATCAGGAGCGCAAGATCCTCGATCTGATCGGGGAGGGCCTGACGAACCGGGCGATCGGCGAGCGGCTGCACCTCGCCGAGAAGACGATCAAGAATTATGTCTCCAGTCTGCTCTCCAAGCTGGGCATGGAACGGCGCTCGCAGGCCGCCGCGTACGTGGCCAGGCTGCAGGCGGAGAAGGGCTGA
- a CDS encoding ABC transporter ATP-binding protein: MSSRAPSRSASSSDSPPPVDAPVLELRALTRTHGTGIAEVHALRGIDLSVHTGELVAVMGPSGSGKSTLLTIAGGLDTATSGQVIIEGQDIAGLGRKGVAALRRRSVGYVFQDYNLIPALTAAENIALPRELDGVSVRKARKEARAALEEMNLLEIADRFPDEMSGGQQQRVAIARALVGDRRLVLADEPTGALDSETGEAVLALLRNRCDRGAAGVMVTHEPRYAAWADRVVFLRDGSIVDQSLTAGADSLLAAEGAK, translated from the coding sequence ATGTCCTCGCGTGCCCCGTCCCGATCCGCGTCCTCGTCCGATTCGCCGCCGCCGGTCGACGCACCGGTGCTCGAACTCCGAGCGCTCACCCGCACCCACGGCACCGGCATCGCCGAGGTGCACGCCCTGCGTGGCATCGACCTCTCCGTGCACACCGGTGAACTCGTCGCCGTGATGGGCCCCTCCGGCTCCGGCAAGTCCACCCTGCTGACCATCGCGGGCGGTCTCGACACCGCGACCAGCGGCCAGGTCATCATCGAGGGCCAGGACATCGCCGGCCTCGGCCGCAAGGGCGTCGCCGCCCTGCGCCGCCGCAGCGTCGGCTATGTCTTCCAGGACTACAACCTGATCCCGGCGCTGACCGCGGCCGAGAACATCGCCCTGCCGCGCGAGCTCGACGGGGTCTCCGTGCGCAAGGCCCGCAAGGAGGCGCGGGCCGCGCTGGAGGAGATGAACCTCCTGGAGATCGCCGACCGGTTCCCCGACGAGATGTCCGGCGGCCAGCAGCAGCGCGTCGCGATCGCCCGTGCGCTGGTGGGGGACCGGCGCCTGGTGCTCGCCGACGAACCGACCGGGGCGCTCGACTCCGAGACCGGCGAGGCCGTGCTCGCACTGCTGCGCAACCGCTGTGACCGGGGCGCGGCCGGTGTGATGGTGACGCACGAGCCGCGGTACGCCGCCTGGGCGGACCGGGTCGTGTTCCTCCGGGACGGTTCGATCGTCGACCAGTCGCTCACCGCCGGCGCCGACTCGCTGCTGGCCGCCGAGGGCGCCAAGTGA
- a CDS encoding phosphotransferase, which yields MLRRYPDAGEPLTCKPVTQGLLNHGYRVSTTRGSYFLKHHLDDSTGDRATIVRQHRATQRLQSLGVPVAPPVEDTEGDTVTEIGGRCYALHPWVDGLHRAGAQLTAAQSQRLGALLGAVHTGLEQVMEAGTGLAGRSGGYRSPDPADTFALIDDLLAAARGRRPRDSFDELAEHRLLERRTLLEQHADRRPPTPDIPATGWVHGDFHPLNVLYRGTDPVAILDWDRLGVQPRAEEAVRAAAIFFVQPAGKLELEKVRAYAGAYRRAAGAGAAELAAAVHRVWWERLNDFWILRWRYCLHDRRADPQFPAVSALAVWWTREYEAVCEAFTG from the coding sequence GTGCTGCGCCGCTACCCGGATGCCGGTGAGCCCCTCACCTGCAAGCCCGTCACCCAGGGCCTGCTCAATCACGGCTACCGCGTCTCCACCACCCGCGGCTCCTACTTCCTCAAGCATCACCTCGACGACTCCACCGGCGACCGCGCCACGATCGTCCGCCAGCACCGCGCCACCCAGCGGTTGCAGTCACTCGGCGTGCCCGTCGCGCCTCCCGTGGAGGACACCGAGGGCGACACGGTCACGGAGATCGGCGGCCGGTGCTACGCCCTGCACCCCTGGGTCGACGGACTGCACCGGGCCGGCGCCCAGCTCACCGCCGCCCAGTCGCAGCGGCTCGGAGCGCTGCTCGGGGCCGTGCACACCGGGCTCGAACAGGTCATGGAGGCGGGCACGGGACTCGCAGGGCGGTCCGGCGGCTACCGGAGCCCCGACCCCGCCGACACCTTCGCGCTGATCGACGACCTGCTCGCGGCCGCGCGCGGGCGCCGCCCCCGGGACTCCTTCGACGAGCTGGCCGAGCACCGCCTCCTGGAGCGGCGCACCCTGCTGGAACAGCACGCCGACCGCAGGCCGCCCACCCCCGACATCCCGGCCACCGGCTGGGTGCACGGCGACTTTCACCCGCTGAACGTCCTCTACCGGGGCACGGACCCGGTCGCGATCCTCGACTGGGACCGGCTGGGGGTCCAGCCGCGCGCGGAGGAGGCGGTACGGGCTGCGGCGATCTTCTTCGTGCAGCCGGCCGGGAAGCTGGAGCTGGAGAAGGTACGGGCGTACGCGGGGGCCTACCGGCGGGCGGCCGGGGCGGGGGCGGCGGAACTGGCCGCGGCGGTGCACCGGGTGTGGTGGGAGCGGCTCAACGACTTCTGGATACTGCGCTGGCGGTACTGCCTGCACGACCGAAGGGCCGACCCGCAGTTCCCTGCGGTGTCGGCCCTGGCGGTCTGGTGGACGCGTGAGTACGAGGCGGTGTGCGAGGCGTTCACAGGGTGA
- a CDS encoding protein kinase domain-containing protein: MSQDGAHGAQGRYAGGSVAGGRYQLRDLLGEGGMASVYLAYDSALDRQVAIKTLHTELGREQSFRERFRREAQAVAKLQHTNIVSVFDTGEDELGGALMPYIVMEYVEGQPLGSVLQADIRNYGAMPADRALKVTADVLAALDTSHEMGLVHRDIKPGNVMVTKRGVVKVMDFGIARAMQSGVTSMTQTGMVVGTPQYLSPEQALGRGVDARSDLYSVGIMLFQLLTGRIPFDADSPLAIAYAHVQEEPVAPSTINRSITPAMDALVARALKKNPNERFPSAAAMQDEIARVLNASGQTGAPAIVAGGGAPSNSGSGVGSAVFPPVDQSTPAPQNVQTPYQPGPYQSGAQSGPYGPPTPAPAPSYGYPQSAPAYQSQAPMSPMQQQTPPPYTIAPQTHSGSGTGGSKRNMPVIVGSIVVALIAIGGLITVLSLKDDPGTGGDNSASESPAASEHKDPERNRTMKTEDCTDAMEDSDDPNKVNAPSFLYKDILSAKACADAAGWTIKPIKVPGNAYAEDQVIDQFPTSGTAVPQKGAHFELRIATGDPA; the protein is encoded by the coding sequence ATGAGCCAGGACGGCGCACACGGCGCTCAGGGGCGCTATGCGGGCGGTTCGGTCGCCGGCGGCCGGTACCAGCTTCGCGACCTGCTCGGCGAGGGCGGGATGGCGTCCGTGTATCTGGCGTACGACTCCGCACTGGACCGCCAGGTCGCGATCAAGACGCTCCACACGGAGCTGGGCCGCGAGCAGTCCTTCCGTGAGCGGTTCCGGCGCGAGGCACAGGCCGTTGCCAAACTGCAGCACACCAACATCGTCTCGGTCTTCGACACCGGCGAGGACGAGCTCGGCGGCGCGCTGATGCCGTACATCGTCATGGAGTACGTGGAGGGGCAGCCGCTCGGCTCCGTGCTCCAGGCGGACATCCGGAATTACGGTGCGATGCCGGCCGACAGGGCGCTCAAGGTGACGGCCGACGTACTGGCCGCGCTGGACACCAGCCACGAGATGGGCCTGGTCCACCGCGACATCAAGCCCGGCAACGTGATGGTGACCAAGCGCGGTGTCGTGAAGGTCATGGACTTCGGCATCGCCCGCGCCATGCAGTCGGGCGTCACATCGATGACGCAGACCGGCATGGTCGTCGGCACCCCGCAGTACCTCTCCCCCGAGCAGGCCCTGGGCCGCGGGGTGGACGCGCGCTCCGACCTGTACTCGGTCGGCATCATGCTGTTCCAGCTGCTGACCGGACGCATCCCGTTCGACGCGGACTCGCCGCTCGCCATCGCGTACGCGCACGTCCAGGAGGAGCCTGTCGCGCCCTCCACCATCAACCGGTCGATCACCCCGGCGATGGACGCACTCGTCGCCCGCGCACTGAAGAAGAACCCGAACGAGCGCTTCCCGAGCGCCGCGGCGATGCAGGACGAGATTGCGCGCGTGCTGAACGCGAGCGGGCAGACGGGCGCCCCGGCGATCGTCGCGGGCGGCGGCGCGCCGTCGAACAGCGGCTCGGGCGTCGGCTCGGCGGTCTTCCCGCCGGTCGACCAGTCCACCCCGGCGCCGCAGAACGTCCAGACGCCGTACCAGCCGGGTCCGTACCAGTCGGGCGCCCAGTCGGGGCCGTACGGTCCGCCGACCCCGGCGCCCGCTCCGTCGTACGGCTATCCGCAGTCGGCTCCGGCGTACCAGAGCCAGGCGCCGATGTCCCCGATGCAGCAGCAGACCCCGCCCCCCTACACGATCGCGCCGCAGACGCACTCCGGCTCCGGCACGGGCGGCTCCAAGCGGAACATGCCGGTGATCGTGGGCTCGATCGTGGTCGCGCTGATCGCGATCGGCGGGCTGATCACGGTGCTCTCGCTGAAGGACGACCCGGGTACGGGCGGCGACAACTCCGCGAGCGAATCGCCGGCCGCGAGCGAGCACAAGGATCCGGAGCGGAACCGGACGATGAAAACCGAGGACTGCACGGACGCGATGGAGGACAGCGACGACCCGAACAAGGTCAACGCACCGAGCTTCCTCTACAAGGACATCCTTTCGGCGAAGGCATGCGCGGACGCGGCAGGCTGGACCATCAAGCCGATCAAGGTGCCGGGAAACGCCTACGCGGAGGACCAGGTCATCGACCAATTCCCCACCTCCGGAACGGCCGTGCCCCAGAAGGGCGCCCACTTCGAGCTGCGCATCGCGACGGGTGACCCGGCCTGA
- the pdhA gene encoding pyruvate dehydrogenase (acetyl-transferring) E1 component subunit alpha, producing the protein MTVESTAARKPRRSSKRTSAVKTPAKTSARTPQSSEPELVQLLTPEGERVEHPDYQIDLTAEELRGLYRDMVLTRRFDAEATALQRQGELGLWASLLGQEAAQIGSGRALRDDDYVFPTYREHGVAWCRGVDPTNLLGMFRGVNHGGWDPNTNNFHLYTIVIGSQTLHATGYAMGVAKDGADSAVIAYFGDGASSQGDVAESFTFSAVYNAPVVFFCQNNQWAISEPTEKQTRVPLYQRAQGFGFPGVRVDGNDVLACLAVTRSALERARRGEGPTLVEAFTYRMGAHTTSDDPTKYRADEERASWEAKDPILRLRTYLEKQQAADEAFFTALEEESEALGKRVREAVRAMPDPDRMAIFDHAYADGNPLVDEERAQFAAYQASFAEEGN; encoded by the coding sequence GTGACCGTGGAGAGCACTGCCGCGCGCAAACCGCGACGCAGCAGCAAGCGGACCAGCGCCGTGAAAACGCCCGCTAAGACGTCCGCCAGGACGCCACAGAGTTCCGAGCCCGAGCTCGTACAGCTGCTGACGCCCGAGGGCGAGCGGGTGGAGCATCCGGACTACCAGATCGACCTGACCGCCGAAGAGCTGCGCGGTCTGTACCGGGACATGGTCCTGACCCGCCGCTTCGATGCCGAGGCCACCGCCCTGCAGCGCCAGGGCGAGCTGGGCCTGTGGGCCTCGCTGCTCGGCCAGGAGGCCGCCCAGATCGGCTCCGGCCGGGCCCTGCGCGACGACGACTACGTCTTCCCGACCTACCGCGAGCACGGCGTCGCGTGGTGCCGGGGCGTCGACCCGACCAATCTGCTCGGGATGTTCCGCGGTGTGAACCACGGCGGCTGGGACCCGAACACCAACAACTTCCACCTGTACACGATCGTCATCGGCTCGCAGACCCTGCACGCCACCGGCTACGCCATGGGCGTCGCCAAGGACGGCGCGGACTCGGCCGTGATCGCGTACTTCGGCGACGGTGCCTCCAGCCAGGGCGACGTCGCCGAGTCCTTCACCTTCTCCGCGGTCTACAACGCCCCGGTCGTCTTCTTCTGCCAGAACAACCAGTGGGCGATCTCCGAGCCGACCGAGAAGCAGACCCGCGTCCCGCTCTACCAGCGCGCGCAGGGCTTCGGCTTCCCCGGCGTCCGGGTCGACGGCAACGACGTACTCGCCTGTCTGGCCGTCACCAGGTCGGCGCTGGAGCGGGCCCGCCGGGGGGAGGGGCCCACGCTCGTCGAGGCGTTCACCTACCGCATGGGCGCGCACACCACCTCCGACGACCCGACGAAGTACCGGGCGGACGAGGAGCGGGCCTCCTGGGAGGCCAAGGACCCGATCCTGCGGCTGCGTACCTACCTGGAGAAGCAGCAGGCCGCCGACGAGGCGTTCTTCACCGCGCTGGAGGAGGAGAGCGAAGCCCTCGGCAAGCGGGTGCGTGAAGCGGTACGAGCGATGCCCGATCCGGACCGGATGGCGATCTTCGACCACGCCTACGCCGACGGGAACCCGCTCGTCGACGAGGAGCGCGCCCAGTTCGCCGCCTACCAGGCATCGTTCGCCGAGGAGGGCAACTAG
- a CDS encoding dihydrolipoamide acetyltransferase family protein, whose product MTTMNDTSNPARFREFKMPDVGEGLTEAEILKWYVQPGDSVTDGQVVCEVETAKAAVELPIPFDGVVHELRFPEGTTVDVGQVIIAVDVAPGSGDAAPAPEPAAQPEPEPEAPKGRQPVLVGYGVAETSTKRRARKGTGTAVPAAAAAIQGEMNGHGALAVRESRPLAKPPVRKLAKDLGIDLATVVPTGEGGIITREDVHAAAAPVPAQAQAPVEVEAAPVPAPEAPTSVVAGARETRIPVKGVRKAIAQAMVDSAFTAPHVTEFVTVDVTRTMKLVAELKEDKDMAGVRVNPLLIIAKALLVAIRRNPDVNSAWDEANQEIVRKHYVNLGIAAATPRGLIVPNIKDAHDKTLPELAAALGELVSTAREGRTSPAAMAGGTVTITNVGVFGVDTGTPILNPGESAILAVGAIKLQPWVHKGKVKPRQVTTLALSFDHRLVDGELGSKVLADVAAILEQPKRLITWA is encoded by the coding sequence GTGACAACGATGAACGACACTTCCAACCCTGCTCGCTTCCGTGAGTTCAAGATGCCCGACGTGGGCGAGGGACTGACCGAGGCCGAGATCCTCAAGTGGTACGTACAGCCCGGCGACTCCGTCACCGACGGCCAGGTCGTGTGCGAGGTCGAGACGGCCAAGGCAGCCGTGGAACTGCCGATTCCGTTCGACGGGGTGGTGCACGAGCTGCGCTTTCCCGAGGGCACGACCGTCGACGTCGGCCAGGTGATCATCGCGGTGGACGTGGCGCCGGGCAGCGGTGACGCGGCCCCGGCTCCTGAGCCGGCCGCACAGCCGGAACCGGAGCCGGAGGCTCCCAAGGGCCGTCAGCCCGTCCTGGTGGGGTACGGCGTCGCCGAGACCTCCACGAAGCGGCGCGCCCGCAAGGGGACCGGGACGGCGGTACCCGCCGCGGCGGCCGCGATCCAGGGCGAGATGAACGGCCACGGCGCCTTGGCCGTTCGGGAGAGCCGGCCGCTCGCCAAGCCGCCGGTGCGCAAGCTGGCCAAGGACCTGGGCATCGACCTGGCGACGGTCGTCCCGACCGGCGAGGGCGGGATCATCACCCGCGAGGATGTGCACGCGGCGGCCGCGCCCGTACCGGCGCAGGCGCAGGCCCCCGTGGAGGTGGAGGCCGCGCCGGTTCCCGCCCCCGAGGCGCCGACCTCTGTCGTCGCGGGCGCGCGGGAGACCCGTATCCCGGTCAAGGGCGTACGGAAGGCCATCGCCCAGGCGATGGTCGACAGTGCCTTCACGGCACCGCATGTCACGGAGTTCGTGACCGTCGATGTGACGCGCACGATGAAGCTGGTGGCGGAGCTCAAGGAAGACAAGGACATGGCGGGGGTCCGGGTCAACCCGCTCCTGATCATCGCCAAGGCGCTCCTCGTCGCGATCAGGCGCAACCCGGACGTCAACTCTGCCTGGGACGAGGCGAACCAGGAGATCGTGCGCAAGCACTACGTCAACCTGGGCATCGCCGCCGCCACCCCGCGCGGTCTGATCGTGCCGAACATCAAGGACGCGCACGACAAGACCCTGCCGGAGCTCGCGGCGGCGCTGGGCGAGCTGGTCTCCACGGCACGTGAGGGCAGGACGTCCCCCGCGGCCATGGCGGGCGGCACGGTGACGATCACCAACGTCGGTGTCTTCGGCGTCGACACGGGGACGCCGATCCTGAACCCGGGCGAGTCCGCGATCCTCGCGGTCGGAGCGATCAAGCTCCAGCCGTGGGTCCACAAGGGCAAGGTGAAGCCCCGACAGGTCACCACGCTGGCCCTGTCGTTCGATCACCGCCTGGTCGACGGCGAGCTCGGCTCCAAGGTCCTGGCGGATGTCGCCGCGATCCTGGAGCAGCCGAAGCGGCTCATCACCTGGGCGTAA